The following nucleotide sequence is from Branchiostoma lanceolatum isolate klBraLanc5 chromosome 18, klBraLanc5.hap2, whole genome shotgun sequence.
CTTCAATACGGCCAAACTTCCTGTTTTCTTGATGGAATTTTACAGAGAGGGATATAAGAATGCAAGTTACTGTTTTCATTAACAGCATTTTTTCATTAGTagctttttgatttttttcttcattttttcaaaatgataccATGACAAACCTCTTCAAAATATGCAAAACAATTTTCCGCTCCAAGTTTTCCCCTGGGTGTCACGATATGGAGCATGCTAAATTGGTTTCATTTCCTTATTTGTTCCTGTATATCATGTAATACCAACTTTATTAAATTTTAAGCATTGTAAGCGACATACAGTAATTTGACAATTAAACAACAGACATGTTTTCTTTATGGGAAATATCGACCAAAAATATCTCCATCCATAAAATTATGGATCCGGCACAAAAATTAGgtcatacaaaaaatcatgtgaCGTTTCGTCACCAGACATAATAATTCAAATTGTCATGCTTATTTATGTTGCTAGAAAACTATTAAAAGCAACACACTTAGGCTAAAATGTGATTACAAACGACTTATTTTTCAAGCTGGTCAACTAGACACTGTGAATCATTAGACGTACTGGCGCCACATACATTATAATTTGTCTACATTGATTGTCGCCTTGCCCTCCCCAcgttgaaagaaaaatataaacacCAAGCCCCTCCCCCAATTTCAGAACCGTCAACTAATATTTTACCTGGTTTTGTGACGTCTGGATAGAGGGAATCTGGTCTGGTTGCTGGAGCTTGGTCCATGGCGAGCTCTGGTCAAATTGAGAGATTTGAGGCTCAAAAGTTGCGGGAAAATGTTGGGAATTGTGAGGTACGTGTTCTTCTCTCGTCTGCAGTCGTGGAAAATGGTGACGTAACGCAAATCCTTTTCCTAGTCTCGTCTGAGATCTCGCGAGAAGTTAGGCGGGATGCCATGATGTCACACCGCATACAAACATTTCATGAACTCGACAAATACTGCACTAAATAAAACGTATCTGAAATAATTAAGCAAATCTCACTACttacaattacaatgtttatatttttgaaactaAATTATCACTATCAGACTAAAATATTTGCACCAAGTATCTATTCTAGAGGTGGTGTTTTCCAAGTTTTGCTTTTTGTTTATGGTGGTCGTGACGTATTACTTGACCACAGCTTCCAAGATGGCGATGCAAGCAGCGAGAAAGGCGAATGTGAGTTTTAAAATGCCTATTGAACCTTTATAATCCTTAAGATAGACTCTAAATTGTGTTTCAGTCATAGTTTATGCattcttgatttttgtttgtgagTTTGATCGGTCCTATTATCGTTTATTTAGATGTAAATCCTGGTTTTCGGTGGGGTGCTGGGCAGTGATGTGTTTGGTAACACATGCAGACTTCTTTCCTCCTCTAAAAAAATATTGCTTCTTTACTTTCCCAGGTTCGGTTGCCGCCAGAAGTCAACCGGATCCTCTACGTCCGAAACCTTCCCTACAAGATCACAGCGGAAGAGATGTACGACATCTTCGGCAAGTACGGGGCCATCAGACAGATTCGAATGTAAGTCTACGATCGCTTTTGGCTTTGTCTGTAAAATTGTTGTTTTAAATAAAAAATTGGTTAGATGCCGCGAAGTAGGCGGCAATGCCTTAACCGTATATGTGTTGTAAACCCGCAAGCGGGTCTTCCGTCCTTATCAAGGGGAGTGCTAACCTTCTCTCCTTTCATACAACACGCCAAGAAGGACAGGTGTGCTACCTTTATAAATGGGCAGTTCTCTAGACGTCTTCTTGTTGTGGTTCTAAGACACTTTGCACTTTAAAAACGTCTTTAGCACACGATTTAAGAAGTAAGATCAATGTTAAATGGTTTTGTTGGTATTAGGGTACTTTTGGGGACATTTTCCAGAAATGATATTTAGCAATTTTGgtcatgttttgcatttttattaCTCATTCTATGTTTTTTCGTACCAGTTAGTGTGCCGGGCATTATGGGATAGATTTATGCAAAGCATTATGGGATACATGAAGGAGACTATGGTTATCATTGTACTCATATCATAATGTATCAAGAATGTATACCTAATATGTACCTATTGCCTCTTTAAAGCTTTGACATGTCATATTTAGAATTTTCAACAACGGAAATGTGGAATGTCATattcatgttcttttttttattcttaagGGGTAACACACCAGAGACAAAGGGCACAGCGTATGTTGTTTATGAAGACATCTTTGATGCGAAGAATGCGTGTGACCATCTCTCAGGGTTCAACGTCTGCAACAGATATCTGGTGGTACTGTACTACCAACCCAACAGGGTAAGCTATATTCGATAGTTTGATATTCACAATTTGCTTCCAAGAACAGTTAGTTATCATATGATATTGTCATTATTTGAATATTGGCTACTGTAATATGCGTAATGTTGAGTATTAGAAATCCTGGTAAAACCAATAAAACTAACACATGAAGTTTGAAAACTTGTTTTCGGTTTATCATACCTCCATTGTTACCCTACCAATTGCTCTTTATTATGAGCACATACATTAACCCTTGCAATGATACCCTACTTCTTTTGATATAATTTATGGGTTGAGCaccaatgtgtgtgtgtgagaaggTTGCTGCAAAAAGCCTATCTTCATGTATAACGAAACAAACACTTCTGCTATGCTTCTATCACTCAGTGTCATTAGTCCATGATTTTCTTTTCATGCTTTTTTATTATTAAATTACTTTGCCATTTTCTTGGTAAATATCATGTATAAAGATTTTTTCTCATGAAGTTCTGTACTTGTGTTTCCCCTTGTAGGCATTTAAGAAGGTTGACCAGAAGAAAAAGGAAGAGGAGCTGTCCAAGCTCAAGGCCAAGTATGGAGTCGGGGGAGACGCAGCAAGAACAGAGGCTAAATAGGATTAGAACTTTTGTACCCGAACGACTCAAAATTAAACTCGAGACAGTTTCCCTACACTCGTATTGAAATGTGAACTTTGTGATCAGGAAGTCTCCACAAGAAAAGGTTTTCTGGGAGACCTAAGCAGTAAAATAAATCCATACATGTACGGATGTAAAATTGTAACTCTTTAAAACTATTGTTGTAACAtacataacaaaaatgaaagatgTTTGGTCATAGAATTTTACAAGGTATGATTCTATCATCTATGATAAAATGCTGGATCACATGTTagcaaccaaaaacataattagTTTTGAGCCCTGATGTAGGTTGTTATTAAAGTATGAAGTTGTTAGAAAAGTGGTGTATATTTTAGTAATATCACTTTGTTTTTCCAGCCAAAACATTTTTGACTTTGGCCAATGTTCCAGTGTAGAATCATGTTTTACAAACTGATTTTCTTTGATCTACATAACTTTTAAAATCAAACTCTGTGATATATGTTGATTCTCCAAGACTGCATGTATACATAAAGCTATCACACATTTTTATTTGAACAAATTGAAGTACGGTTACAGTATAACAGTGCACACTGTAGTGGAATAGCAGTCTGCACTCTAAGTTACCAAATCAGAAAATCACCCTAAGCAAACAAAAGTGGAAGTGTCATCATCACAGGAAAGTTAACATGACTGTGTACATTGGTTCTTTACATTCCTTAACTTTAGACAAATGAAAGGACATGAACCAGATACTTAATAAATTTTGGTAGAATTCTTACTAGGAAACATGTtgcatcttcttttttttcataatacatgtacagttgtactTGACTTGTCATTGCTTCTAATTTGACAAGGCTAACAGTTACTAAAAACATGTACTATAAATTGAACAATGCTTAGTACAAAAACTACAAAAGTTTGAAAGACCATCTGTGTTTGAGGAAATCATCTTGAAAGAAAAGTTATCTTCTATCACAAAGGATTTTGGATTCACACATTTTTTTATTGGTCCACTCTTCAAGTCACCTGTCTATAATTTACATAGGATGGTGTATCAAAAGACAATAGTCACCCCacccattccttgacaaagacagaGAATGGCACAGAAGCAATTAGTTGTCCCTTATGTTGGATCTTGGATGTGACTGGAGGAATTTCTTTGAAAAGCCCAGAGCTGGTTGCAGCAAACATGCAGCTTTCATATCATAAGCTAGATGTCGCTTCTACTCTATCACTTCTAAATCTAAAATAAAGGCGCCATAGTGATCTGCTCATTTCAATGCCTGTATTTAGGTTATCACTCAACATATGTTTTTGTCAACTACCTCATCGAAGTTAAAAGGTTTAATTCTGCACAGGCTTTGGGTCTAGATTTTACATGGAATGGATATTTCACTGGACTATTACTTATACAAAGTTCAGCATTTTCGACACCAGAGAAGAACGCTACTGTCTTGTTTTCTTAGGTCGCAGCACAAATTTCTTTTCAACTGCTTTCTGTTACACTTTACACCACATTGACGACAGTATACTAGTAAGTGATAAGGGAtccttttctgttttctttgtgaatAAGGTATGCAACAATCATAGTTTAACTTTGGAACACGTGGCCTTAACCAAGCTACATTATATTCATTGTCTCTAAAAGTAAACATGCTAACAAATCATCCTCATTTTAAAGAATCAGACTGAAAAGGAAAATGTGGGAGaagtttttttaaacttttctttaCAAGCTATAGTGAGTAAGATCGTAcatattctatacttctactttgtgttatgtttacgaattcttgccatgctttgtaccatgtacaattgtcgtgcaataaagttcgtCATATTAAAGATTCGCCAATTTCTTACGGCACTAAATCATGCAGAATCTCATCCAACAAACTAGTAGAAAGAACCCTACAGAAACTGCTAATTTCGCACCTCGCTGAAAACTTCAGTTACTGCGTATTTCTGTCAAGTTTTCAAAGGGAGACGGTCCGTCCGAGAAGCGTCTCATAGTGGCGGCAAAAGGTCGGCCTGTCGTCTAGGTGCGTCATGGAAAGGAATGAACGAAGTTGGAATGATGATGAACGTCGTCGGGAAGGTTTAGAGcaataacaatgaaaatttgatGTGGATACTCAGCCATATGTATCATTTGGAATGAAGTCAATAGATGgtgttttgtttgaactaccTGGGGCCATCTGGCAAAAGAAGTTTGCCTTCTTGTGGCATGCAAAGTCGTTCCATTTTCTCGATAGAACGACGCAATCTTCATTCCAACTGTTATTTGGTTCTCCCCGATCCCAATTGGTGTAGTTCCCCAGTGGCGtcccatccacccactcaaaccTTCCTTCTGCGCGCTGATCATGCAGACCGATCCAGAAACTGTGTTTCGGATCACGTAAGGAGACAAGGAAGTcgttggtctcagcgtctcgggccggcatggcgagggtgccgccatcTTTGCGACAGGTCTCGGCCGAATCGCTGAAGGACTTCCGTGTGTTGAACGCTTTGAAGCAGGTCTCACGCCACTTTGTGTAACCTCCGGTACAACACACTAGAAAATGTTTTACATTGATATGGCAGGGTTAGGTATACTAAAATAATATGGTCAGACACAACAGACACCCATCTCAGCAAAAACGAGTCATTAGAATACACGGTACGTCCttttcaggtaataagatttgAATTTGGTAAAGAAACGGAAAATGAATTACGCGTCGTTTCAATGACGCGTAGTCAGAGGTTTGCCAATGAACTATCCACAGGAttgatgtcttaccttcatttGATTCGGAACGCCCGGATGTTCGAGCGTGTTCAGGCGGACCAGCAGGGCAGACTGAGCTTCCTGGCAGACCTGGTGGCCCTTTAGGACCCATCAGCCCTTGGGCACCTTTCTTTCCAGGAGGTCCAGCTGGTCCCACCGGTCCCTTTTCCCCAGGAGGTCCAGGCGGCCCAATGGCTCCcctttctcctggaggtccaggaggcgCGACAGACACAGGGCCCGCTGCCCCCACTGAACACTTTTGTCCAGGAGGTCcgacagacacaggaccagctggccccatggctcccttttctcctggaggtccagtaGGTCcaacagacacagggccagccggCCCCACTGGACACTTTTCTCCTGGGGTTCCAGGAGGCCCGTTTGAAACCGGACTGCTTGGCCCTATCGGTCCCCTTCCTCCAGATGATACCATGGTTACCTTCTCCACCGAAGACCCTGAcggaaacaaaaattgaattttgttgGAAGCCTTGGTGTGGATTTCACCAACAAAACTTGACAATTATTCGCGACCCATCTGCTAAATAAATagtaaatatcatgaagatttATCTACAACTTCTTGGGTTAATGTGAtgatgtacaaacacacacaacccGTTGTAGAACCGTGGCAAGCTGCCAGGAGGCCTATTCtaaaacttgaccttcgtcacCTCGATACCTAGTACCCACGTAGCAAATATCATCACGTAGcaaagatccatccacatcttctcgagttatgctgtttacatcaaaCACACATATGCGATCATAGCCACGCCACCATGCAAGGCAAACCAAAAACAGAACCTTCTGGCAAAGGTTATTAATtattataagtttattgcaagttcttgcccgtaggctaattgcaagtacatgtcatgtaacatgaaaggacggacagacaattgataacaatatagcatgtgacttttctagtctaaatactattAATGTACTAGCAAAGTGTACTTGAGGTATATATACCCATGCATGCACCTTTTAAGTATGGAGACACGCTTTTAAGGACAAAATTGGCATTCAATTATATAGGAACATTGTACTTACGTTCCAAATTAGTCATTCGAAGTTCCATCTCCGTAGACAGTTTGGCTATCTCCTCAGAAACACTCATGACTTTGactgcagtttgaaagaagGTGAAGTGTATAAAGTAAGCAATAATCCATCCAAATAAAATCATTGTATCTAACCTAATTGAATActtgattcagaaaaatatatataagatGACTTACCAGTCAAATACGACAACATGGCGACTGCTACCAACCCGAACACAAGGCTGGCGGCCAACAACAGCCTCTTGCAGACACTGCGACAGATCGCCTTGTTGTTGGCGTCCGCGCATCATAAGTTGCATCTGCAGTTTTAACACGACATGAATGGAACAGTTAGTTATAGGTATTTGGTTATGGGTATTTGGgccaatcttcaagcagatctatcgggtGCAAGGCAATGATACTGGTCgacccttttgatactgccttgcccccgatagatctgctcggagatcaTAATTGGGTGTGGTCGAATATATGTCTCGTTActtctgaataaaaaaattaatatctgttgtttaaaaacattttaccTGCTCTGGTGACGTACATAGGGTTGGGTATGTTCGCAGCGGCGTGCGCACGTGTCCTCCAATTAGTCTGCGGCTGCTGCGTGGGCGTGGTGCCTTGATGAAATATAAGACATGAATATTCTCTCAAAAATGTCAAAGGTAGAATAATCAGATCTAAAtaatctttgaaaaataaagattgGTCCCAAATAATTCATGTATCAACCAAACTACAAACGCTGTTAACATGTTTGTAGGACATGTATGACGAGACTATGGTATTTTAGTATACACCAATATAGCCTGACGCCCACGGCGTCCAGCTATTGCctatttgacatacatgtatatatttttttgcaaatcttgagattttcttACAAAGGAATTTGAATGGCGTGGACAATTTTTCAGAAACGTTCAtatagaaattggctaaattaTGATTTTTCTTCTCTTCTCAGTGCTGTTTGTTGgaacatttaatttttttaaaaacccaGTTTGATGATCAGATTTACATCAGAACAGAAGTCAGTCAGCCAGTTTATCGTCACTACAGAACGAACCAACAAACCGCCATTTACAGAGTTAGTAGTCTGGGAACATTAGAAGTGAAAATTATCGATCGAGATCAACCtgaaacaaaaatatacaaataccTTTACATCTAACGTTTTTTAACAAGTTCCAGCTATCCGCCTTGGTGGCTTATAAAGTTctggttttttttttcgaaaaataCATGCTTGCCGAGTAAAACCATTCCTTAGATATACGCTCGCAGAAATAGAAATTTCCAAATAAGTAGAGGCCAATTGTAACTACATGCAAAATAGATATTTTCAAGAACAGCGACAGGGTAAGCGTTGTTTCTTTTTCGAAAAGAATAAAGGgctaaaaatatacaaaaatggcTACCTCCAGTGTTAGTCTGCGGTTGCTGGTGCTGCCCTCCCGGCATGATGCCACAGGTTTCTGGGTAGCAAAAACACGTCCTGCACCGGACAAGATGCTCGTCGATCTTAGCTGGCTCGAGACCCAAAAGCAATTTCTACTTTTGATTGCCAAAgagtaaaagaaaacagaagattAAAGCTTACTGGATTTGGATTGGCTACAAACGCCATCCTTTGAACAATCGAGACATAttaaacaaaaatgtaataatttgatactgaaacatatttcaaaagtaCATGATGACTGACTGTTTCTTTACACAAAAGCTCTGATGTTTATTATCTACATTTATGCACGCCAATTCAGGAGAAAAACAACTTATTTCAAAAGATTATGAACTTTTCAACCAATCATCGGTAACAGTGCAAGCGTCTTTTGAGAAAGTTGTTCAGCACATTGTGTTTTTACGCTAGACTGTTCCAAACGATATGATCAATCTGTGAAGCTATTCAAAAGTCAGCTCTTACCGTACCGAATGAAAATATtaatatcaaatcaaatatcatttgaaaaaaatacaccGCTAGCACGTTGCCTGCCGTTCGCATTCGTCAATGGTTACTTGTGCACGGCTTTTTTTATAATTAGCCCATATTTTGCTTAAttcacaatgtactgtacaactGTTGTTTAATATACACTCGCAGAAGATGATGTTCAAAAAACCTTCGTACTTTCTTCAAGACTGTTTGCTTTGCATCTCTAATTTTCATAATACAATCTTGAAGGGGTACTTATCATAGTAGATAATTGAGTCCACTAATTACATATAACCTTTCACGGAATATGAGGTGGTTGTTAGAAAGATGGAAGTCCGAAAACGACGGCAAAGTCACTCCTGTGCGCACACTTATTACAATTACCCTTTTGGCTATCAAAAATATAATAGATGTTATAGTGAAGGCATTTGTCTCCACAAAATATCCATAATCACGAGGATGTATGTTGGATTTTATGTTTGAGGACAGCATCAGAATGTACCTTACCCGTATTTTAGGGCAACGAGCATTCTCTCCTACCGTCTTCAGGGACAAATCAACCTATTCCAGTGTGAGAATAAAATccatttgcttgtttttttgttttttgtttgtttgttttgcatacccgGTGCATGACTAAATTAAAAACGCTGTTGATTTACTCATgcaccgggtatgcaatacaaacaaacaaacaaatggccATGTATTGCTGAAtttgatagctacatgtatacatacaatgATAACagcaacaacgacaacaaacaGATAGTGGCTgtcctttttttattatttttgctTTTACAACTTTAGAAATGAACCtatttactgaaaaaaaaatcatatttgacCTCGTGTGCAAGGATAGCATTCCTGTATGCCATATCATCAACAGTAACAAACAATCGATGTTTAGTTATTCTTAATGTACATGCATAACAATTTTGCTTCGACGTATTCATGAGGGAATATAGTGAAAGACACGCATATTCCGGATCCAAGTCAAATccaaaaaaacacagatttaAAAATCACTAAAAACTATTTGTACTATTTCATTTTAATTCTATTTTATTTAGCTATACTACTTTATATGTATACTGCATGAGTCACTCCTTGATATTAGCATGTTAATTGTCATTGTAATTAGCCTTTCGCCTTCGTAGCAACAGGCTTTGTTATTCAAAATTACAATTGCTTCTCGTCTAATATTGTTTGACTTTTTCATGTTTGGGATAAAACTCTAGgttcattttccttacaaaATGTCAAGTGACTTCGAGTATAATCGATTATGTAGAATAAAGAATTGTTATAATGCGTTTCATCAGTGTATTTCTGTATCACCATTTGTTTGGGCAAGTCATTTATTTTATCACCCCAAGGTTTTTTGGAGGATCTAGGAGTATTCAATGATATATTCTGGGTAACATTGGCTCGGCTCGAAAACAACAAAGACGTTGGGATTGTTAACGTCATCAACACAACTGTCGTAACCCTTCCCGTACGGATCAGCCTCATTTAAGGGTGGAGGTCTACGGTAGGAACTTTCTCCCTTTGCATACCGCCCTACAAGGACCTTTGCAAAGAACATATAACGGCGGCCACTCGGATAGCTAGGCTGCGAATACGCGCTGGCGAAACTTGCGTTCACGGTGAAGTAGCTTCCCTGCCCGAAGAGCTGACCGACGTTGCCCCCGCTCAACCGCCAGTCGAAGTTCTGGCGGCAGATGGGGGAGACTGCATCCTGGTTGGTGCCGTGGAACAGACGGAGTTCCTTTGGGAACTCGTTGTTGTTCTGCCTCTTCATTTGACTCTTTTTCCTGGAAAAATGAAGCATGATGAGGGGCGAAATGTACTACAAAAGATGCCATACCTATATTGCAATACAGGCTTATAATATAAGTAGGGAGCACTTAACAACAGCCTCGTTTTGATGCATGACCCtgagctgaccccgggaaattcaaaatggccgccgtactTGGCAAGAGGTCTAATTCAAATGGAAGACCACTGTTCAACTCTTTCAGAACTTACTTGCAGTACAGATCCCACAGATAAGAGTTCTGCACCCGTTTGACGGAATGAATCTTCGTATCTCTTGATGGTAGGGTCTGGTGGAAGGGCGCCTTTATGTCGTTCATCTCTTTTCCAGTTGTTGGAATCTCTACAAGCACAAAGTCGTCCTAGACAGACATATAGAAAGTCGCGTTGATTATGTCTGTGAATTTGGTTGAAGTTAATATCGCAGCGATGCAAAACGTAGTCATCTCAGTGTGTCTGTATGCGGTTGTGACGTTTTCATATAACACGAAAGGCTAAACTCCTGCCTTCCCTACCAGACTAGCTATAGAGCCAACAAATATAACTGATGCGGCCTCTTATAACCAATACGTAAAACAAAAGCCATTTTAGCTGTATTGGCATAGAATCTGTCAATgtagagcccccccccccctatgaAAGCTGGCCAAAAAATGATTGGGTTGTGCCAAGAGGaatacttcagcaccaaggaaagatgcCATGTTATGGCCAATGCCCGAAAACAAGATCTAGCGATTCAAATCATTCGCTGGCCAACCAGAGTGATCCTGCCATACCTCCTTTCCTCTAATTGGTTCCCAGTGTTCAGGCATGATCGTGACGTCATCGTGCGCCGGTTCTGTTGAAGGCCGCCTAAAGATGAAGAAACATACTGCATCATTCATAGAATAATATGTATACAATTCTATTTAATGAAAACATCAAGAATTTGTTCTTATCATATATTCAATCATAGGAAAACAATTCAACTGTTTTTCATGCAAGTTGATTTATGTCAGAATTTGCATACGTAATATGCCTGGATATATATGATTTGTTTCAAATTCAAAGTACAAGCAAGGCATTGCTGTTCTTTTTTGGGCACATATGAAAACAAGATTCGCGTAAGGTTTAACTGTTTTGATTAGGATATTTGTACATGGTGTCGTCTTTACAAACCTGTTTGGTTCCTGCTTTTCTTTCCTTCTAGCCTCAAAGTTTTCCTTGTACAGGCCGATGATGTACTGTGCCGGCCTACCCATCAGCCCGCTCTTCTGCAGCAAGTCCCTCGGTTGAGGGTCGAAGATGTTGTGCGACAGTTTGCATGGTTTGCGGTTGCAACTCCCGGTGAGGAAGAATCGACAGACGTGGAGACCCGAGGTGCACGATGGGCCATGCTTGCACGTCTTGTCTGAGCCGTTGTAGAAGTAGCAAGCGCGTGGCAGCCGTTCTAGCTCCTGTTGTCGTACGTGCGAAGGCTCGCCGACACTCGGAGGCGGGTGTCTGGGATGTTGGTGCGGCGGAGGGGGTCGTCTGGCCGGATAGTTGCCTGGATGAAAACCCATAAGAGGCGGCGGCATTCTTGGAGGATGCTGTGAATACTGAGGAGGCGATGGAGGGAGCTGAACGACAGGAGGTGTTTGTATGGGACGTCGTTGATGCGGCGAAGGGGGTCTCCTGGACTTCGCGTGCGCAGGGGTTGACTTGTCGGGCGGGTCAGGTTTGGAGCCTTCTCTAGATTTACCAGTGATCATGGAGAGAACTTGTGCTTCCGCTAAGCCATCCAAGAAATTTTCCTGACAATTAGATATCAAAATGGACacatgaaacatacatgtaaagatGATACATGGCAAGTTAAATGCATACATGAAACATGTTATATCTACAAGGGTGAATTCAACTGTAAAATCAACGTGCATAGTCAAATATAATTATAAGATATTTGAATATCTATGGATATTTATGTAAGGAACACTTTGTGAGTAGGCTTTAACAAACATACATGATATGCgcaaaatgtatatgttataatgATACTAGCATGCGCAAAATGCATTGCAAAGTTAAGCAGCCGTCCTCCCCACACCGTACTAGGAAACTATACTTCATGATACCTGTAACACAACGACGTTGTGTTCATCCTTCAGGTTGTGGGAGTCTCGGCAGCTGAGCCCGTGAGAACATCCCTGCCCTGAAGCGTAGTTACGACACAGGTGGAAATGCGGGCAACTTTCTTCTTTACATGCCGATGCGGTGTATTTCCCACACAGGGTGACGTCACATTTGACTTTGACCAACatgacgccatctttgttcaacCTGTGCGTGAAAACAATTCGGTAACATAAGATTCATAACAACGTGTCTCAAAATACAGTACAAGATAATGTGTTGGTTTTAATTGTAGGAGGAATAGCATTTTATTAAATGACATTTGAAGAAAGAGTGGTTTCACAATTCAAAGAAAGCGTGTGTAGTTTAGTGTTTACATCAACACAAAAGCTTTCTTCGAACATTATGGAAACTTTGATTTTAAAACCGCACCTGGTCTGAAAGAAGTCGTGCTTTTGCAGAAAGCTAGCCAAATTCCCCGGATCTTGGTACTCTTGACGCTGGGAGATTTTCTTGGCCTCTTGCTGTAGTTTGACGATCGACAGCTCACCTGGTTTGTCGTACAGAATGGAGACCAGTTCTCGTATCACCCTGCCCTCCTTGGCGCTTACTTTTTCCTGGTCGGATTGTTGTCTTCCTTTTTGCCCACGGTTGCCggcatcttcttcttctacatACTGCTCTTCCTTTTCTTGTGCAAGAGTGAGAGAAGTCCGAGAAGTAGACAAAGCTTTGACCACAGCAACAAGTTGATCCGTGGTGAAAGCGGGGCTTGCTGTAGTCGGCGCCGCTGCTGCACGTCCTGCACTTGTACCGTGGGTGCGGGAACCCTGCCCTCCTCCACGGGAACCCCTTCCTCTACCTCCACCGCGATTTCCACGGGCTGACCCCCGTCCGCCTCTAGAGCTAGCTGGACGGCCAGACATGCTTTTGACGTAACTGTATAGGTCTTAGAATGTCTGTTGAATTTGTTGACCCTTTTCACATATTAAGCAAACACCTAACTATCCCAGACTTTCGGTCAACAAATGAGGTGGCGTGTCCGGAAAAAAAGTGGGCGAGCCATTACGTGATTGTTTACAGAAGAGTGTGTGTGGTTGTTGGCCGAGGGTGTTTACATTGGTTTCCTAGCAGATTTGGACTTCGGCTCAGTTTTAGTGcgtgttt
It contains:
- the LOC136424798 gene encoding splicing factor 3B subunit 6-like, producing the protein MVVVTYYLTTASKMAMQAARKANVRLPPEVNRILYVRNLPYKITAEEMYDIFGKYGAIRQIRMGNTPETKGTAYVVYEDIFDAKNACDHLSGFNVCNRYLVVLYYQPNRAFKKVDQKKKEEELSKLKAKYGVGGDAARTEAK
- the LOC136424670 gene encoding uncharacterized protein; translation: MSGRPASSRGGRGSARGNRGGGRGRGSRGGGQGSRTHGTSAGRAAAAPTTASPAFTTDQLVAVVKALSTSRTSLTLAQEKEEQYVEEEDAGNRGQKGRQQSDQEKVSAKEGRVIRELVSILYDKPGELSIVKLQQEAKKISQRQEYQDPGNLASFLQKHDFFQTRLNKDGVMLVKVKCDVTLCGKYTASACKEESCPHFHLCRNYASGQGCSHGLSCRDSHNLKDEHNVVVLQENFLDGLAEAQVLSMITGKSREGSKPDPPDKSTPAHAKSRRPPSPHQRRPIQTPPVVQLPPSPPQYSQHPPRMPPPLMGFHPGNYPARRPPPPHQHPRHPPPSVGEPSHVRQQELERLPRACYFYNGSDKTCKHGPSCTSGLHVCRFFLTGSCNRKPCKLSHNIFDPQPRDLLQKSGLMGRPAQYIIGLYKENFEARRKEKQEPNRRPSTEPAHDDVTIMPEHWEPIRGKEDDFVLVEIPTTGKEMNDIKAPFHQTLPSRDTKIHSVKRVQNSYLWDLYCKKKSQMKRQNNNEFPKELRLFHGTNQDAVSPICRQNFDWRLSGGNVGQLFGQGSYFTVNASFASAYSQPSYPSGRRYMFFAKVLVGRYAKGESSYRRPPPLNEADPYGKGYDSCVDDVNNPNVFVVFEPSQCYPEYIIEYS